The Deltaproteobacteria bacterium sequence TTCTTTGCGGGTCGTCCCGCAAAGCCCGCTTATCGCTCGGCAATTTTGGCTTTATATCCCGTTTGTTAAAATTGCCTGCGCGAAACCCCAAGACCCCCTTCACGCAATTTTTCCATCATTCAATTTCCACGAGAAATATTCTTTTAAAACTCCTGTTGGAAATAGATCGATTGATGTGGCGGTGGCGAATACCTGACCTTTGAAATTTTGGAGGACTTTAAAAAGGTGTTCGTTTCTATTTTTATCGAGTTCGGACATCACATCATCCAACAATAATATCGGTGATTCGCCCAAAATTCTTTCAAAGAGTTCTATTTCGGAAAGTTTGAGGGCCAATGTAAAAGTCCGCATTTCTCCTTGAGAACCAGAGTCCTGAATCTTTTTCGACTGTAGATCGGCGTTGAAATCATCTCGGTGAGGACCCACCAAAGAAATTCTTCGTTCCAATTCATCGGCGCGCCTCTTTTCCTGATATTCCTGATAATTTTCCGTTTTTGTGTTCGGCTCATAAATAAACTGGGCCTTTTTAAGATCGCCGCTGATGGCGGCATACTGCGGTTCCAAAATTTCGTTGAGCCGCTGTATCCAGAGTCCCCTCTCTTTAATAAGGTGTTTGGCCTCTTCAAACATCGGCGTTTCCCACAATATGATCTGTTTCTCTTTTTCTTCCCGCGTTAAAAACTCGTCTTTTAACAATCTATTTCTCTGTGAAAGGGCTCTTTTGTATCGCCTCAAATGGTCCCCATAGGTTGGGGAGATTTTGGAGATCAATCCGTCCATGTAATCGCGCCTTGCTTGCGGCGCTTCTTTCAAAAGGAGAATCTCTTCAGGGGCAAAAAGAACGATGGGCATTGATTTGAATTGGTTGGGAGTCGATCCCTTTCCGTTTTTCGAAAATCTCTTTTTCTCCGGATTAAGGTGCGCTTCTCTCTCTTCACTTCCGGCCGATTGCAAAACCGAGGCTTTTACAAACGCTTCGGTGAAACCCCATTGAATGAGGGGTTTATAATCTTGAAGTCGGAAAGATCTTCCGAAGGCCAAAAAATAGATACTTTCCAGAATGTTTGTCTTTCCCTGTGCGTTGGGACCGACAAAAATGTTGCATTGGGGATGAAAATCCAACCCAAGCAAGGGAATGTTGCGGAAATTTTTGAGTCTAATTTTTTGAAGATGCACGAATTGACCCCACTCTTACAATCTCATAGGCATAATGACGTGGGTAAAACCACGGTCAAACTCAGACTGGATCAGACAGGGAGAGACCTCGTCGTTGAGTTGAAGAACAACCTGTTCATCCTCCAAAATAGAGAGGCAGTCCAAAAAATAGGTGGCGTTAAAGCCGATTGAAAATGTGGATCCTTTATATTGCACCACCATTTCTTCTTTGGCTTCTCCCAAATCGGGATTATTTGCACTGATTTCCAAATTCCCCGGAGAGACAATGAACTTCACTCCTCTAGAACGGTCATTCGTTACAACGGAAACTCTTTTAAGAGACTGCAACAATTCAGCGCGGGGAGTTGATAAAACTTTCTTATGATTCTTGGGGATAACGTGTGTATAAGGCGGAAATTGTCCGTCAATCAAGCTTACCATCAAGGTTTTTTCATCTTTGTTGATAACTGCGTGTTTATCCCCAACCCAGAAGTAGATATCCCCTTCTTTTCCATCCACAAGGCGTTTTAATTCCGTTACCCCTTTTTGGGGAAACAAAACGCCCTGATTTAATGGAAGTTTTTTATCGATGGTTCTTTCGGAGAGAGAAAGACGATGACCGTCTGTTGCTACGAAACGAATAATATTTTTGCCGTCACTGGCGGAGGCCTCAATTAAAATTCCGTTCAGGTTGTAACGCGTTTCATCGGTTGACATGGCAAAATCAACTTTGGAAAGCATCTCCAATGTTGTTTTAACATCGAGAGTAAATTCATTTCCTTCTCCTTTTTTGGGGAGAGCTGGAAATTCTGCGGCATCCATTCCAACCAATTTAAAATGAGACTTCGCACATTTTATTTCAATCCAGTGATTTGGTTGCGCCGTGATTTGAATAATTTGATTAGGGAGTTCTTTGACAATGTCATAGAACCCGCGTGCAGGAACTGTAATTTTGCCCAGTGTGATTACTTCAGCTTTCCACGAACCGATTACCCCAACTTCCAAGTCCGTTGCACTGAGTGTCAACGTATTCCCTTTTGCTTCGAGTAACACATTCGACAGAATGGGCTTTGTTGTTTTTCGATCAACAACACTCTGCACCCAATTCAATCCTTCATTCAAAAAACGTTTTTCAATTTTAATTTCCATAAAATGATCTCTTAGTTTCTTTAGTATTATATATATATAAAAAAATAGAAGTAGAAGTAGGTGCTGTGGATTTGTTCGTAAGCAAAGTAACTTCTTGTAATGTTAATGAAGATTTTGGGTTGAACGTTTGTGGATTAAAAAGAAGTTGTCCCATGCGTAAAAAAACTTATGGCACCTCTCTAATAGTTGTCAACAGTAATTCCCAAGTTATACAGCAAATATCAACACGGGACAAATGCGGGGTAAAAATTGTGTGAACTGGGTTTTGGGGCCGCGGTTCTTTGCGGGTCGTCCCACAAAGCCCGCTTATCGCTCGGCAATTTTTGCTTTAGACCCCGTTTGTTAAAATTGCCTGCGCGAAACCCCAAAACCCACTTCACACAATTTTTTCCCCGCATTTATTAAAGGATTGTTTTTTCGAGATCGGAGATTTCGTTTTGAGTTTTTGGATCTTTGCCAGCAAGCGTTTCAATTTTTCTGCAGGCATGAATGACCGTGGTGTGATCTTTTCCTCCGAAACGATTGCCAATATCCGGAAAAGAAGCCTTCAAATGTTTTTTACAAAGATACATAGCTACCTGACGAGGGTGGGCCAGCACGCGCATTCTTCTTGGGGATTTTAAATCGGCGACCTTGATTTGATAATAGAGAGCCACTTTTTCCTGAATGGTTTCAATGGTGGCCGTCCCTGTTCGCCCATTTTGATTAGAAGGAAGAATATTTTTGAACACTTCTTTGGCCAGATCAATCGTGATGGCGCATTTTGCCAGCGTGGCGAATGCGTTAAGGCGAATCAGAGCCCCCTCCAATTCGCGAACGTTTGATTTTAT is a genomic window containing:
- the recF gene encoding DNA replication/repair protein RecF yields the protein MHLQKIRLKNFRNIPLLGLDFHPQCNIFVGPNAQGKTNILESIYFLAFGRSFRLQDYKPLIQWGFTEAFVKASVLQSAGSEEREAHLNPEKKRFSKNGKGSTPNQFKSMPIVLFAPEEILLLKEAPQARRDYMDGLISKISPTYGDHLRRYKRALSQRNRLLKDEFLTREEKEKQIILWETPMFEEAKHLIKERGLWIQRLNEILEPQYAAISGDLKKAQFIYEPNTKTENYQEYQEKRRADELERRISLVGPHRDDFNADLQSKKIQDSGSQGEMRTFTLALKLSEIELFERILGESPILLLDDVMSELDKNRNEHLFKVLQNFKGQVFATATSIDLFPTGVLKEYFSWKLNDGKIA
- the dnaN gene encoding DNA polymerase III subunit beta, whose product is MEIKIEKRFLNEGLNWVQSVVDRKTTKPILSNVLLEAKGNTLTLSATDLEVGVIGSWKAEVITLGKITVPARGFYDIVKELPNQIIQITAQPNHWIEIKCAKSHFKLVGMDAAEFPALPKKGEGNEFTLDVKTTLEMLSKVDFAMSTDETRYNLNGILIEASASDGKNIIRFVATDGHRLSLSERTIDKKLPLNQGVLFPQKGVTELKRLVDGKEGDIYFWVGDKHAVINKDEKTLMVSLIDGQFPPYTHVIPKNHKKVLSTPRAELLQSLKRVSVVTNDRSRGVKFIVSPGNLEISANNPDLGEAKEEMVVQYKGSTFSIGFNATYFLDCLSILEDEQVVLQLNDEVSPCLIQSEFDRGFTHVIMPMRL